In Candidatus Margulisiibacteriota bacterium, a single window of DNA contains:
- a CDS encoding NAD(P)-dependent oxidoreductase, with translation MLRKITPADAVTRSLGGRAGFLGQELMGKTFGIMGLGQIGKRVAQLASAFGCRVIA, from the coding sequence TTGCTTAGAAAGATTACCCCAGCCGATGCTGTTACCCGCAGTTTAGGTGGCAGAGCCGGATTTTTGGGACAAGAGTTAATGGGTAAAACCTTTGGTATTATGGGGTTGGGGCAAATAGGGAAACGTGTGGCGCAGCTGGCCTCCGCTTTTGGCTGTA